The genomic region CTTCAGAGATTTGCTTAAATTTCGCTTCAGCATCTTTCTTGTTGTTAGGGTTCTTATCAGGATGCCACTTCATGGCTAGTTTACGATACGCTTTCTTCAAATCTTCATCTTTTGCATTGCGGTCGACCTGAAGAATCTTGTAATAATCAACGCCCATTCTTCAATTTGCCCCCGTTTTTGGCTGCTTCTGCTTGGggattttgttcttttttttccaattttttcttAATACTACAAACTTTTTCAGCCCCGATCTGAGTCTTCGACCAAAGATAAAATTGCTGAATCGGTCGAGTTAGGCTGAGTTCATTATATACCAAGGAGAGTTATGGGTTAAATTAAcgggcttaggcccaaactttttttatatttttatggcctaatACTGTCTCCGGTCCCTGTAGTCTTTAgacttttgaaatttagtacTCCTGCTTTTAATTTCAGTTACACCAAAGGTCACCAAACTATTAGTAAAATTAagttttggtcacccaacttcaaaaagttacaaaatgtcATTTGattattcgaaaattttcatttaagtcactaaactaaactgataagttttttaaaaaagtttaattagCGAGCTTTAAGCGATGATTCAGTGATCATTACAATGGATCAGTGCCCATCGACAAGTAGAAGAGCATACCTTAGCTCCAAGTTAATTTGACGGTCAATATCAAATatcgaaaaaaaattgtttaaattttggttcataAATTCGTgacgttcaaagttgtttcatgaaaaaaaatgaactgTAGAAAAGGAGGGAATAGGTGCTTTCGATTGGTGTAGGTGGTGCTGAAATAGAAGACAGAAATTTTAACAGCtcattaacttaaataaaaacttttgaatggTTCAATAAGCATAtcgtaactttttaaaattttgtaaccaaatcgtaaatttattaataatttaataatcttaGATGTAATCTAtcgttttttaaatttgatattcgaaataactttaaatttttcctCTTAGCTCTGAATATTAGAATGCCACATATTGAAAGTTAAGTTGAATAGATTTTTAGTTTTCTGATAGAATTAAAGGTTCGTTGCTTCCCTGTGTAGCaaaggaattttgtgaaaaaagTGAAGCTAAGCATGCTGTGGTCACTTTGTTTgccaatttcattttatattatgtaagttaGTATCGAAAACTGTGAAAGATTCAACAGTAGAGGAAGGAAAGAAATGAGCTGAGAGATAACTAGGTTCCCCTTGGATTGTTTGTGACTTGTGATTGCATAGTCATCGATTTTTGCATTAAGGTCAGGACACAAGTTTGAGTTAATCTTAGATTTAGATAAAtctgaataaattttaaaattttaaaactattttggaTTCAAACAATTTCAGggtttaaatataaatcatttgaaaatgatcATGATTGGATAtcgaatttctttttaattgaatcattttaattgatttgaagtTTGAATTTAGACTAATCAAATCCGATTTTGGGTTTAgaacaaaattgaaaacatcatttgtgatgaaattaaatctaaagtTGACACCATATCTAGAGTTTGGCAACCCTTTCCCTCCTAAAAATTGGCCAAAAAATAAATGGCTGCTATTAGACAAAGGAAATTCTAGTGAAATGCAACCTGAGGTAAATCTACCGGACATATAGCTAACATGCATGTGCTCTATCGATAGTGTTGAACTTTTCCTTCAAGTGATCAAATCCAAGcaaaatcgaaataaataagtatggttaaaatataccataagtcgtatttttatttttctaagaatttagtttctctacttttgaaatttcaaaattcaagtctaacGATTATCactattgaaaatttttgctCAATTCAAGTtaaatacatcattttttttaattacatagcTACCAagtgagttttttatttatttatttcaaaatgtcaccaacaaatttaagaaaaaaatttaagtgttaaaatggaattaaattttaaaatcgaaaatgtaaagagactaaattcctgaaaataaaaaatatatggaataaattccaaattttcaaaaagtacagggacttgCGACATATTTTGACCAATAAAAATCTACCAGGCATATTATCCCCATATTTAATTTCCCACATCATCACAGAAAGTAAACCCCAACTTAATATAGGTCATGGATCATGGTTTCTGTACTATAACTTTAAATTAAGAGATAAAAAGAGTTCCGATTCTGAATTCTACAACTGATGCAAAGAAATACTTTAAGGGGGGGAAAATCTTGATTTGAGAGGACTAAAAGCGTATACCTTGAGATGTGTTGATCCTTGCAATGTTACAAACCCCTATGTGCAATACTTCAACTTATCAAAATTGCAATCAATCCTCTTGTACATGTTGACTAGAATTCCCTGAAATTTCTcgagaaatcaaataatttaaatcgaAGGCAGACAGTCTTTCTCTATCAATGGCATTTATATTATATGTCATGTGTTAGATATCAAGGGCATGATAAAGAATAGTGACTGCCTTCCATATTTCTATCCCCTTGCCTGAATTGTGTCATGGAAGTTTAGCTTTAGGAGATTCGTGAACCCAACTATCCATGGTAGGCACCATTGTAGCAAGCTAACCTTTAATAAGCATATGCTTTAACAAAATTGAGTTTCACATTCAGATAGCACTGGATGATTCTTTCGATTTCTCTGTCACTGCAGCATCCTTCTCGGAGTTGCTTGTATCTCCGGTGTGAGCCTGACTTGTCTGTGCCTGACTGGAGGACTGAGTATCCGGAGCAAGTCCCAAAACTGCCAACATAGATCTGGAAATGGCaaaccccaaaaagaaaaacggAGATGGTGATGAGAAAACACGGGGGGCGTTTATAGAGTATGTGATGAAGTTTATtctatccaaaataataataataaaggtcaaattatggttttgatccCTCTATTATGCTCAGATTTAGTTTCTGTTTCGGACATCTACTTCTATAACGTTATTAGTTAGCTATTCTAGTTAAAATGTTGAAGtagattttgtaaaaaaaaacaccTAAAAAATCCATGTCAGCATGATAAGTTGAGATGAGTGTTTTCAAGAAAAACTTGAGCATGGTAAAAGTAGAAAAACCATAAGTtgaccaaaaataaaagttcatcCTTCATGTCAAACCTAGGAAGTGAATTCCGAATATTCTGTTGGCTAGCATGAGCAACCAAAGGAGCTTTGAGTGCTGCAGTCCTGTTCAGTGCATTTTCAAGTTGTGGAGGAGGTAGCTGAAAGACAAAAAAGCCGTAcatttacaaaaagaaaaagaacacgTTTTGATCATATCGGAAGATCAAAATTGGATTTTCAAATCCGGTTGACAAAAGAAACATGCACCTGAAGCAGCACACTGAAAGATTGAGGCTTTGTCAAGAGTGCACATTTCAAAAATCCTACCCACAACTTTGGGTTTTGCCATATCTGCAACAAaccaataatttaataacaatataagCATGAACCATAAAGTGAAATGTGTCAGTTTATTGTgataaaaatactcacttgcTTGCTTACAAGACGAGAAAGAATCTCCATTATGAATTCCACCTACAAAATTTAGGGTGATCAAGTCATCAATAAGTCGTGAATATCTTTTCTTATCATGTTAAATTCTTTAAACAggttttattcttttcttgaGATAAAGAGCAGCCAATGGAAGAAACTTTTTAATAATAGAGCAGAAATAAATTCCTTACCAGTGCAGGAAAAGCACCAATGGCTTGTAATACGGTACGCATAAACAACAAAGGAAGAGGAATCCGCTCAACCTATTGGGAAAAACATTCATCATCTATATTCAGACAGAGACAGTAGCAAATTTGGTGATTAAAACATAAAGAAGTGGTATAGTACAGACCAACTGATTTAAGACCTTCGCAAGAACCTGCTGAGTGAATATATGCCGTTGCTCAAAACAAGCATTACATGCATCAGTGACCTGATTGCAGCatgaaaaaattactaaattacgaATTTCCAAGTGTTAGtttaaaagagaaagagaaaacatCACGGGGAGAGAAATTCTAGATTAATAAAGATGAAAGAACCTTCTTCAAGGGAATTCCATCTCTTTCAGGAACAATGCCATGAATAGCGATTAGTACTTCAGCTGGAGTGAGCACTGGACCAGAGTGAGCAGATCCCTAGGTACAGAGTCTGATTAGCAATGAAACGGAAAATGCAGCAAAAATTAAAGCAGATTATGTGTTTTCCTGAagcaaaattttcaatcaaaatataacaatcACAATTTCCTTGCAACATGATAATATTTCACATGTTCCTTGATATATTCCTTATGACCACCCCACCCCACCGCCAAGTGAATtcagaaagaaacaaagaaaaggtGCAGCTGTAGTATGCAAGGGGCGAGAATGATACCTGTAGCAAACGGGTAAGCACAGCTTGGAACTTATCCAGCGGAAGATTTACAAGATGGGGGAAAAGCAGCAAAACCTAGAAAACAAActgttaaaataaaatgcagCAGAGAAGGCCACACTGAcactaataaaaaatcaaatcaaggcATTCAAAGAGCACCTCCTAAACAAGAGGAAGATAAAGAAGCTATTTATTAAGATTGACACCAGGAAATAAACTAAGCAGAAAGTAATTGGAAAAAGCGTGCCAAGCATGAAGCCAAAAAGAGCATCAACAAGCATTTACTTCTCTAAGCAAATTATTCCTATCAAAAGTCGATGCATAAAGCAATCTAGTCAAAtcttttaatcaaatatgtggAAGAAACACAACAGAACCAATGTTGCCGATGCCACTGACAACTGCTACTTGCCACACTGACAATATTATACTAAGTTACTAACCTGCGACTTTCTCATAGATATCATCTTGTGTGAAATGCTAAATCACAATTTTGAAGTTGATTCCCAATTTAATGAAAGAATACCAGTAAAATGACGACCAAAACAAAAGGTTAAGACTTCTTCATGATATCAGTAAGTTGTGATGTATTTTCTTGACATGAAATCTTTTAGTGACATTCCTTAGCCCAAACTGTCATCTTTATTTAATATGGCTTGGCCTTTGATTCTAATAAAAAAGGAATTATGTTGTGAGCGTTATGCTTCTGTTTTCTTGAATATCCATCCACAAAGCTTTTTCAACAGTCATGGTCATTacaaaaggaaaggaaattatTCAGAGCATGGAGAACAACCTCATCTCCTGGTAGGAATGGCAATACTGGAACTAGAATTTCAACATCCTGTCACCAATCCAAACCAAACACACCTTAACAAATATTCTCAAAGCAAATCTggttcatgaaaaaaaaaacaagagagCAAACTTTACTTGTACCTTCAGTTTTGAATCAAATAACTTCTTAATGGTAAATATCAATTCTGCAGAAGGAACTGTCCCTTCTGTCAGTGTCTGCAAAACCTGGCATTTGAGACCGGGTGGACAAAAGGCAAACCAGACCCAGTTAAAAACTTTATAGCTTCGGCTAGGGGATTCAGAAAATTATACAGTTTACGAAACTATAGCAAACCTGCATCAGAAGATTCTCACTTCCACTAGGAGGATCTGAAATAATTTCAAGAAGGTCAGATGACAAGCCCATAGTACGGACTAGTATTGGAATATGACGATGGATTGCCTGCAATACCCATTTAATAAGAAAGAGAACACAGAAAGAACACCAAGGATTTTGATCAATTCTAAAATAAGGTTCCAATATGCATTAACCAAACCTGCTTAACTTCCTTCGACGCACTACCGTAGATAATAAATATTTGGCCAAAAAGAGAGTGCTTCTGTCAAAtgaaaataacagaaaaatatTAATCCCTTTAGAGGATTATGAAGAAACAAGCACTCAAAATATTATCCACGAGAATCAAGCAATCAAAATAGAAGCAACACCTTTGTACAAAGAGCAAAATACAGAGACATGCACCGCTGAGCCTCAGGGACAGAAGGGGATGACCCACTATGAGATGTTTCTGACTGATGAACATCAGCAGAGATGTCTTTACTAATGGAACTCATTGACTGATGCTCATTTGATGACTTTTCCAAATCAGAATCCTGTTAAAAGTTATAGACAGAACTTAAATAAGAAATCCTACAATAGATCCTAACACTATGCATAACATAAGTCACTACATAACTCTGAACAGGCAAgtaaaattgcacaaaaaataacacaatttcaatttaattttcaataacttCATTACCAAcctatcaaataaatgagcatttttttttcaaccaaGGAATCAGAGGACATAAAGTATATACACAAATGCACACACACAGACACATACATTCCTGGTTTGACATACCCCCCACCTCCCATTTTTCCAAAGAAAAGAATCTGGTCAAAGAAGATAGTTAAAGTTTCATGTACTGAAGAGCACAATTCACCTCTCCCCTACCTTGCTGCACCTCAACCCAACAAAACATAAGGAGAAGTAAAAATACAATACACGCACATAACAGAGGAAATTCTAAGACAACAAAAAGCTCATGGCTTTTTCTTGCACCTGGTAATGGTTTCATGCTATACACAGCATACAAGACCACACATAAAAGAATGGgtgtatgcatatatgtttGAACTGGTATATTCATACATATGCATCTCTATGAACATATACTCTGATATTTTATCCAGCAGAAAATGATCAAGATATACATCAAGCTATTccaaaatgaaccaaatagAAAAGATTCTGTGCATAATAAGGTTGGAAATGATGGCATTCAAAACAAAAGGTCCAACATGGTTACCTTATGTGATTCACTGATTAATCCTTCAGCACCTGTTCTTTCTGTAGCATCAACATTTACTACAGAGAGCAGCATTTCCCTTGCAAATTCTTCTATTTGTTGAGCAATAGATTGTAAAGGGTACAGCTTATTTGCTACCTATAAATGAAAGACATCCTCCACTGTAAAATAGATTAGAGCAAGTAACCCCTAATTTCTTCAATAGCATTGTGAACAATTACCAGGCGTATCGCTTTCATTCGGACTTCCTCCAAGTGATGAACAGCACTCTTTAAAAGGTAAGGAGAACATAAAAGTCAAACAATTGATACGCAAAAGAGAGCTTCAATTTAGAAGTATTATCCAAGACAAATTACAAACCTGCAAAGCAATTTTCAAGCACACATCTCGAATGGGAGGTCTCAATAGAATTAGGCTCCATACAGTGCTGAGGCCTTGAGTAACTCTATCTCCACTTTGTGACTCCTCAGCTTTCTCTGAAATTCCAGGTGAACACAGACACCCTAATAAATTCAAAACTGACTTAGGCAGGCGAGGAGCCTCGCCAAGTAGTTTACTTAAAGATTTGTCTGAAGGCGGAAAAGAGTCCCTAAGAGTTTCAGCCTGCATTGAAAAAATTTTCTCAGAAATATAGGATCTCTGAGGAAGAACAAGATAGTAATAATCAAACAAATACATACGACAGCCAGAAGGAATGTTTCGTATGCAGAAGCAGCAGTTGTACATGAGAGGAAATCACTTTCATCTTCTGCCTTTCCAAACAACCTATAGAGGACACGCAATGTCAACTCATGTCCCTGAAGCCACCAAAAGCCATCATTAGCTAGCATGGAGTTTAGATGAATCTAATGTACAATAAAgcagaatttgaaaaatcaatttgaaaacaaaaaccaGCAAAAACATGAGCAGATTGGAAAGGTAGAGGTGATATTAGAATATGTCAACAGTCCCAGCAAACTTGTTTCAGCCATAAAGTCATAATTAAAGGAATTTATGTTAAGTCAGCAACTTGAGGCACAAACATGAAATAAGCTGGAAAAATCCAGTTACCTCGTGATTTATATAATCTGACAAAATGTGTTCTCGAAGAACCTTCTGTAGTTCTAACTCTGATGGCAACTGAGAAAAGGAAGGCATAAACATGTTTAGTACAGAATGCCAAAACTAGTAAGACATTCACTACAATAAATATATCACAACCAGATGCTGTCAGCAGAAAAATGGAAACATTCCTGAGAAGTCAGAATTACTACCTCAACCCCCAGGTAAGCAAGCAGAGAAGAACGAACTTGT from Gossypium raimondii isolate GPD5lz chromosome 1, ASM2569854v1, whole genome shotgun sequence harbors:
- the LOC105786556 gene encoding uncharacterized protein LOC105786556 isoform X3, coding for MDVKVEGEDIFYSFPGSGGIRLVALKFVEAVILLYTPNPNGSLEPPPNEGTSIEFNITWLRGGHPLLNVGDLSIEASQRLVLLLDQLRFPTVKSLTTSVIVVIINSLSAIAKKRPAYYGRILPVLLSLDPPSFVIKGVHVYGAHHALKNALLSCLKCTHPSAAPWRERILGALKEMKAGGLADLALNQVHKINGSVEEEKDDSLLIKEEKPLTKAYDAAGSNVGRKRSGTEGSSDLAEKDEVSGKRVKATPSVSEESTKELNRNITVSQGDISSTQSSTRKVDVDTGPVQQLVGMFGALVAQGEKAVGSLGILISNISADLLAEVVMANMCNLPPTHPHTDTDDELLEDMCIVGSDTQAKYPPSFLADVISLSSTFPPIASMLNSQQSVPNKIVIQKTEGEEEVDVVADPNSALAYAGMAHEDENALLATDLPVSSNIVLPGMKIDPPTPSDIHDTGNLESGIPGLDSSFRNDGLSDTQAASSLVSTDIEDASQEQATSFGGKSPLHVRPSISIDRSEELSPKAAVTDSSSMVSSTATSVVSSCPFVLPKMSAPVVNLSEDQKDDVQKLAFVRIVEAYKQIAVAGGSQVRSSLLAYLGVELPSELELQKVLREHILSDYINHEGHELTLRVLYRLFGKAEDESDFLSCTTAASAYETFLLAVAETLRDSFPPSDKSLSKLLGEAPRLPKSVLNLLGCLCSPGISEKAEESQSGDRVTQGLSTVWSLILLRPPIRDVCLKIALQSAVHHLEEVRMKAIRLVANKLYPLQSIAQQIEEFAREMLLSVVNVDATERTGAEGLISESHKDSDLEKSSNEHQSMSSISKDISADVHQSETSHSGSSPSVPEAQRCMSLYFALCTKKHSLFGQIFIIYGSASKEVKQAIHRHIPILVRTMGLSSDLLEIISDPPSGSENLLMQVLQTLTEGTVPSAELIFTIKKLFDSKLKDVEILVPVLPFLPGDEVLLLFPHLVNLPLDKFQAVLTRLLQGSAHSGPVLTPAEVLIAIHGIVPERDGIPLKKVTDACNACFEQRHIFTQQVLAKVLNQLVERIPLPLLFMRTVLQAIGAFPALVEFIMEILSRLVSKQIWQNPKLWVGFLKCALLTKPQSFSVLLQLPPPQLENALNRTAALKAPLVAHASQQNIRNSLPRSMLAVLGLAPDTQSSSQAQTSQAHTGDTSNSEKDAAVTEKSKESSSAI